The following proteins are encoded in a genomic region of Vibrio spartinae:
- the rsfS gene encoding ribosome silencing factor, giving the protein MQHEELKKFLVDKADDMKAENITALHVTGKSSVTDYMVICTGTSKRHVSSIANHVASEAKKLGMSPLGMEGDSEGEWVVLDMGTSMLHVMQEEQRSLYQLEKLWS; this is encoded by the coding sequence TTGCAACACGAAGAACTGAAAAAATTTTTAGTGGATAAAGCAGATGATATGAAAGCTGAAAATATCACAGCACTCCATGTAACCGGAAAATCAAGTGTCACCGACTACATGGTGATCTGCACCGGAACATCAAAACGTCATGTGTCATCGATTGCCAATCATGTTGCCAGCGAAGCCAAAAAATTAGGCATGTCCCCTCTGGGGATGGAAGGTGACTCAGAAGGAGAATGGGTCGTGCTGGATATGGGAACATCGATGTTACACGTCATGCAGGAAGAACAGAGATCGCTCTATCAGCTTGAAAAACTCTGGAGCTAA
- the holA gene encoding DNA polymerase III subunit delta, translated as MRIFAEKLPEHLQHQLMSVYLLFGNEPLLLQESRLSIAQKAKAQGFTEIYRYQADSTLDWHQVFDHFQAFSLFSSQQLVELTLPDGNMNAQLTGQLLALGDMLHPDTILVVIGNKLTKAQENTKWFKALATHGCLVNCLTPDLNRLPQFVMQRCRKLKLVPDPEALQMLAQWHEGNLLALAQSLEKLALLYPDGQLTLIRVEASLSRHNHFTVYNWTDALLDGKSNRCQRILRQLEAEGTEPVLLLRSVQKELRLLTTLHAQQQDASLHTLMDKHRIWKNKRSLYVNALNRLSTDKLYMLIQALSHIELSVKTRYDINPWPLLQAFSLQFTQAGLTPAVPD; from the coding sequence ATGCGTATATTTGCGGAAAAATTGCCGGAACATCTTCAACATCAGTTGATGTCAGTTTATCTCCTCTTCGGAAATGAACCGTTATTATTGCAAGAGTCCCGGCTCTCGATTGCCCAGAAAGCCAAAGCGCAAGGTTTTACTGAAATCTACCGTTATCAGGCGGACAGTACACTGGATTGGCACCAAGTCTTCGACCATTTTCAGGCTTTTAGTTTGTTTTCAAGCCAACAATTGGTCGAGTTAACACTCCCTGACGGGAATATGAATGCTCAGTTAACGGGACAGCTACTCGCGCTGGGAGACATGTTACATCCGGATACGATTCTGGTTGTGATCGGTAATAAACTCACCAAAGCGCAGGAAAATACCAAATGGTTTAAAGCCTTAGCCACACATGGCTGTTTGGTGAACTGCCTGACACCGGATCTCAACCGTCTGCCACAATTTGTCATGCAACGTTGCCGGAAACTGAAACTCGTTCCCGACCCGGAAGCGTTACAAATGTTGGCACAATGGCATGAGGGAAACCTACTGGCTCTTGCTCAGAGTCTGGAGAAACTCGCGCTACTCTATCCTGATGGTCAACTGACACTGATCCGAGTCGAAGCCTCACTGTCCCGACATAATCATTTTACCGTCTACAACTGGACAGATGCTTTGCTGGACGGAAAATCCAACCGTTGCCAGCGCATTCTGCGTCAGCTCGAAGCCGAAGGTACTGAACCCGTATTACTGTTACGTTCCGTCCAGAAAGAATTGCGCTTACTGACCACCCTTCATGCACAACAGCAAGACGCATCGCTGCATACACTGATGGACAAACATCGCATCTGGAAAAATAAGCGTTCACTTTATGTGAATGCACTCAACCGACTCAGTACGGATAAACTATACATGCTGATTCAGGCCTTGAGTCATATTGAACTCTCGGTCAAAACGCGCTACGACATCAATCCATGGCCACTGCTGCAAGCGTTTAGCTTACAATTTACCCAAGCCGGTTTGACGCCCGCTGTGCCTGATTAA
- a CDS encoding LPS-assembly lipoprotein LptE, with the protein MRSLHPSLLRHIFLTLLTISLTACGFHLRGDYDVPEALDKLSVTSYDQYSQFTRIVKNRLRLNEIEIVEPAEDIPNLHLVSETISSRTLSIYQNTIAAEKELTLNATFRVTVPDVGTKTFTTTVTRSYLDNPLTALAKSMESAMLVDEMRQLASSQIIRLMARLKPDLTLSERSERSRQRNMSEQGESHGHVSTTEVSTDQHTISQ; encoded by the coding sequence ATGCGTTCACTTCATCCCTCATTACTACGACATATCTTCCTGACATTGTTGACGATATCGTTGACGGCCTGCGGTTTTCATTTACGGGGAGATTATGATGTTCCTGAAGCGTTAGATAAGCTATCGGTGACCAGTTACGACCAATACAGTCAGTTTACCCGAATCGTCAAAAACCGGCTGAGACTGAATGAGATTGAGATCGTTGAACCGGCGGAAGACATTCCTAATTTACATCTTGTCAGCGAAACTATCTCATCAAGAACACTGTCTATTTATCAGAATACGATCGCAGCGGAAAAAGAGTTGACACTCAATGCGACGTTCCGAGTGACGGTTCCCGATGTTGGTACCAAAACGTTCACGACGACGGTCACCCGTAGTTATCTGGACAACCCGCTCACGGCTTTGGCGAAGTCGATGGAAAGTGCCATGCTCGTTGATGAGATGCGTCAACTGGCTTCATCTCAGATTATTCGTCTCATGGCTCGTTTAAAACCGGACCTGACTTTATCTGAACGTTCAGAGCGTTCACGCCAGCGTAACATGTCTGAACAGGGGGAGAGCCATGGTCATGTGTCAACCACTGAGGTTTCAACGGATCAACACACCATAAGCCAATAG